A genome region from Carya illinoinensis cultivar Pawnee chromosome 2, C.illinoinensisPawnee_v1, whole genome shotgun sequence includes the following:
- the LOC122301478 gene encoding 60S acidic ribosomal protein P0: protein MVVKLSKSERKIAYDAKLCQLLDEYTQVLVVAADNVGSNQLQNIRKGLRGDSVVLMGKNTMMKRSVRIHAENSGNNAFLNLIPLLVGNVGLIFTKGDLKEVSEEVAKYKVGAPARVGLVAPIDVVVPPGNTGLDPSQTSFFQVLNIPTKINKGTVEIITPVELIKKGDKVGSSEAALLAKLGIRPFSYGLVVLSVYDNGSVFSPEVLDLTEDDLIEKFAVGVSMVTSLSLALSYPTLAAAPHMFMNAYKNALAIAVATEYSFPQAEKVKEYLEDPSKFAFAAAPAAAADSGAAPAAAAKEEEKKEEPAEESDDDMGFSLFD from the exons ATGGTAGTGAAGCTCTCGAAGTCGGAAAGGAAGATCGCGTACGACGCGAAGCTATGCCAGCTGCTTGACGAGTACACTCAAGTCCTGGTGGTGGCGGCCGACAACGTCGGATCCAACCAGCTCCAGAATATTCGGAAAGGTCTACGTGGCGACTCCGTGGTGCTCATGGGTAAGAACACCATGATGAAGCGCTCCGTCAGGATCCATGCTGAGAATAGTGGCAACAATGCTTTCCTCAACCTCATTCCCCTTCTTGTT GGAAACGTAGGGCTGATTTTCACCAAGGGTGATTTGAAGGAGGTCAGCGAAGAGGTTGCCAAGTACAAG GTTGGAGCACCTGCTCGTGTTGGTTTAGTTGCTCCAATTGATGTTGTTGTACCTCCTGGCAACACCGGACTCGACCCTTCTCAGACCTCTTTCTTTCAG GTTCTTAATATCCCAACCAAGATTAACAAGGGTACTGTTGAAATTATCACCCCTGTAGAGCTTATTAAGAAGGGTGACAAGGTTGGCTCCTCTGAGGCTGCCCTGCTTGCAAAACTTGGCATAAGGCCCTTTTCTTATGGTCTTGTTGTCCTATCTGTTTATGACAATGGCTCAGTCTTCAGCCCTGAGGTACTTGATCTGACTGAGGATGACCTTATTGAGAAGTTTGCCGTTGGTGTGTCTATGGTCACTTCATTGTCACTGGCTCTCTCGTACCCAACACTAGCAGCTGCGCCACATATGTTCATGAATGCCTACAAGAATGCTCTTGCTATTGCTGTTGCCACCGAGTATTCCTTCCCCCAGGCAGAGAAAGTTAAGGAGTACCTAGAG GACCCAAGCAAATTTGCTTTTGCTGCTGcccctgctgctgctgctgattCGGGTGCTGcccctgctgctgctgctaaggaggaagagaagaaggaagAGCCAGCTGAAGAGTCCGATGATGACATGGGTTTTAGTTTGTTCGATTAA